A window from Pseudomonas sp. MRSN 12121 encodes these proteins:
- a CDS encoding LysR family transcriptional regulator has product MKLNLRRLDLNLLLVFDALMQEQNLSRAAVRLNLSQPAVSNALARLRSQLDEPLFVRTARGMLPTPRAQVLHGSVRQALRLLQEGLDPAGAFDPAASDQVFSLSMNDYAQARLLPALSRRLQDAAPQVRLAVRSDAADSLPAWLATGLLDLAVDYLYFDDPDLCYQPLLEEQLVVIGRIGHPAFEPQLSLTAYEQSRHVAIPDRGGRGSPLEIVLGSAKVQRHVQLFVPHYLSIPLIVAQSDLLGTVPRRLAEHFATLMPVRIADLPLLAPPVQVSLIWHRQQERVPGHRWLREQIGELAAGFAQQPELAGR; this is encoded by the coding sequence ATGAAGCTGAATTTACGGCGCCTGGATCTCAACCTGCTGCTGGTGTTCGACGCATTGATGCAAGAGCAGAACCTGTCTCGCGCGGCGGTGCGCCTGAACCTCAGCCAGCCGGCGGTGAGCAATGCCCTGGCGCGCTTGCGCAGCCAGCTCGACGAGCCGTTGTTCGTCCGCACCGCCCGGGGCATGCTGCCGACGCCGCGGGCCCAGGTGCTGCATGGCTCGGTGCGCCAGGCCCTGCGCCTGTTGCAGGAAGGCCTGGACCCGGCGGGCGCCTTCGACCCGGCGGCGTCGGACCAGGTCTTTAGCCTGTCGATGAACGATTACGCCCAGGCGCGGCTGTTGCCGGCGCTGTCGCGACGCCTGCAGGACGCGGCGCCGCAGGTGCGCCTGGCGGTACGCAGCGATGCCGCCGACTCGCTGCCGGCCTGGCTGGCCACCGGCCTGCTCGACCTGGCGGTGGACTACCTGTACTTCGACGACCCGGACCTCTGCTACCAGCCGCTGCTGGAAGAACAATTGGTGGTGATCGGCCGTATCGGCCATCCGGCCTTCGAGCCGCAGCTCAGCCTCACGGCCTATGAACAGAGCCGGCACGTGGCGATTCCCGACCGCGGCGGACGTGGCTCGCCCCTGGAGATCGTCCTGGGTTCGGCCAAGGTCCAGCGCCATGTGCAGCTGTTCGTCCCGCATTACCTGAGCATTCCGCTGATCGTCGCCCAGTCGGATCTGCTGGGCACGGTGCCGCGCCGGCTGGCGGAACACTTCGCCACGCTGATGCCGGTGCGTATCGCCGACCTGCCGCTGCTGGCGCCGCCGGTGCAGGTCAGCCTGATCTGGCATCGCCAGCAGGAGCGCGTTCCCGGGCATCGCTGGTTGCGCGAGCAGATCGGCGAGCTGGCCGCCGGGTTTGCGCAGCAGCCGGAACTGGCCGGGCGGTGA
- a CDS encoding DUF488 domain-containing protein, giving the protein MILCKRAYEPAGPDDGYRVLVDRLWPRNCRKAQLPLDEWCKELAPSSQLRRAFKSGELDFETFRSRYRQELTARPEHWWALLARAQQGRLTLVYAARDARHNNARVLAEWLEDELDRRDEGSSPVCYAPPQ; this is encoded by the coding sequence ATGATCCTGTGCAAACGCGCCTACGAGCCCGCGGGCCCAGACGATGGCTATCGGGTCCTGGTCGATCGCCTGTGGCCGCGCAACTGCCGCAAGGCGCAGCTGCCGCTGGATGAGTGGTGCAAAGAGCTGGCGCCGTCCAGCCAATTGCGCCGTGCCTTCAAGTCTGGCGAGCTGGATTTCGAGACCTTCCGCAGCCGCTACCGTCAGGAACTGACGGCCCGCCCCGAGCATTGGTGGGCGTTGCTGGCGCGTGCGCAACAGGGCCGCCTGACCCTGGTGTACGCGGCCCGCGATGCGCGGCACAACAATGCCCGGGTGCTGGCCGAATGGCTGGAGGACGAGTTGGACCGGCGCGACGAAGGCAGCTCGCCGGTGTGCTACGCGCCGCCGCAGTGA
- a CDS encoding thiol:disulfide interchange protein DsbA/DsbL, which translates to MRHSILNIALAASCLFGLAGQGAVAAVDASQYVELKDAVPQVVPGKIEVLELFSYGCGHCYNLEASINPWAAQLADDVNFVKLPAMFGGIWDVYGQLYLTLVTMDAKPEAHHAVFEAIHGGNRLKTPEAMAELLAGQGIEPAKFLATYNSFAVQAKVADAKKRTAAYQVTGVPSLVVDGKYRFGMTADGAKGLFAVAEQLIAQVRAAQ; encoded by the coding sequence ATGCGTCACTCGATTCTGAACATTGCCCTGGCAGCCAGCTGCCTTTTTGGCCTGGCCGGACAGGGCGCGGTGGCGGCGGTGGATGCCAGCCAGTACGTGGAACTCAAGGACGCCGTACCGCAAGTGGTGCCCGGCAAGATCGAAGTGCTGGAGCTGTTTTCCTATGGCTGCGGCCACTGCTACAACCTCGAAGCCTCGATCAATCCCTGGGCGGCGCAGCTCGCCGACGACGTGAACTTCGTCAAGCTGCCGGCCATGTTCGGCGGGATCTGGGATGTCTACGGCCAGCTGTACCTGACGCTGGTGACCATGGACGCCAAGCCCGAGGCGCACCACGCGGTGTTCGAGGCGATCCACGGCGGCAACCGCCTGAAGACGCCAGAGGCGATGGCCGAGCTGCTCGCCGGGCAGGGCATCGAGCCGGCGAAATTCCTCGCCACCTACAACTCCTTCGCCGTGCAGGCCAAGGTGGCGGACGCGAAAAAACGCACCGCGGCCTATCAGGTCACTGGCGTGCCCTCGCTGGTGGTGGACGGCAAGTACCGTTTCGGCATGACGGCCGATGGCGCCAAGGGGCTGTTCGCCGTGGCGGAGCAACTGATCGCCCAGGTCCGCGCGGCGCAGTAA
- a CDS encoding MGH1-like glycoside hydrolase domain-containing protein, whose translation MTAAAASILETVEGQRLNGAAGEAWREWGPYLSERQWGTVREDYSADGDAWAYLPHEHARSRAYRWGEDGLAGFSDKAQHWCLGLALWNERDSIVKERLFGLDNAEGNHGEDVKELYFYLDGVPSHAYMRMLYKYPQAAFPYEDLLRENARRGLDDTEYEILDTGVFEDDRYFDVTVEYAKHTVDDIFMRVTVHNRFHQPARLRVLPQVWARNTWSWGDDARKPSLRLEGEQLLALHPRRPPMQVTAWGPERCEWLFCNNETNFPKLDGLDAPGPFKDGINDYLLGAADAIVRDGGTRAAAHFTLELAGLESKSLYLRFAPAGSAQVSARSLFERRRAEADAFYAALQQGIADADARNVQRQALAGLLWSKQLYDFDVNRWLDGDPGQPAPPAAHAQLRNSHWRHLSNFDIVAMPDTWEYPWYASWDLGFQAVALALIDPGFAKHQLLLLVKDRFMHPNGQLPAYEWRFDDANPPVHAWASWRVYQREKALTGQGDMDFLERIFHKLLLNFSWWVNRKDAEGRNLFQGGFLGLDNIALFDRSAPLPPGYSLDQADGTAWVAAYALDLMRIALELARRNAVYVDIAVKFFEHFLYIAGAINRVDDGAEGLWDEQDRFFYDVLHRPDGSREPLRLRSIVGLMPLFAVQVLEQREHEGLPGLRERLLGFLQHRPDLASLVSRWTEPGQGNRLLLALLRGERTKDLLRRMLDEAEFLSEFGIRSLSRVFAEQPFALQVDGHQLCARYAPADSDSRLYGGNSNWRGPLWMPINYMLIESLREFHRYYADNFSVEYPSGSGYLASLEEVADSLSQRLTRLFLRDEDGRRPSMCAYGQLQNDPRDRELLLFHEYFHGDTGRGLGASHQTGWTALVALLLQPSN comes from the coding sequence ATGACGGCAGCGGCGGCAAGCATCCTCGAGACGGTAGAAGGCCAGCGCCTCAATGGCGCGGCGGGCGAAGCGTGGCGCGAATGGGGACCGTACCTGAGCGAGCGGCAGTGGGGCACGGTGCGCGAGGACTACAGCGCCGATGGCGACGCCTGGGCCTACTTGCCCCACGAGCATGCGCGCAGCCGCGCCTACCGCTGGGGCGAGGACGGCCTGGCCGGGTTCTCCGACAAGGCCCAGCACTGGTGCCTGGGGCTGGCGCTGTGGAACGAGCGCGACAGCATCGTCAAGGAACGCCTGTTCGGCCTGGACAACGCCGAAGGCAACCACGGCGAGGACGTCAAGGAGCTGTATTTCTACCTCGATGGCGTGCCCAGCCATGCCTACATGCGCATGCTCTACAAATACCCGCAGGCGGCCTTTCCCTATGAGGACCTGCTGCGCGAGAACGCCCGGCGCGGCCTGGACGATACCGAGTACGAGATCCTCGACACCGGGGTGTTCGAGGACGATCGCTACTTCGACGTGACCGTGGAGTACGCCAAGCACACGGTCGACGACATCTTCATGCGGGTCACCGTGCACAACCGTTTCCACCAGCCGGCGCGGCTGCGGGTATTGCCCCAGGTGTGGGCGCGCAACACCTGGAGCTGGGGCGACGATGCGCGCAAGCCGAGCCTGCGCCTGGAGGGCGAGCAACTGTTGGCCCTGCATCCACGCCGCCCGCCGATGCAGGTCACGGCCTGGGGCCCGGAGCGTTGCGAGTGGCTGTTCTGCAACAACGAAACCAACTTCCCGAAGCTCGATGGCCTTGATGCGCCCGGCCCGTTCAAGGACGGCATCAACGATTATCTGCTGGGCGCCGCGGATGCGATTGTCCGTGACGGCGGCACCCGGGCCGCGGCGCATTTCACCCTGGAGCTGGCCGGGCTGGAGAGCAAAAGCCTGTACCTGCGCTTCGCCCCCGCCGGTTCGGCCCAGGTCAGTGCCCGCAGCCTGTTCGAACGCCGGCGGGCCGAGGCCGACGCGTTCTACGCCGCGCTGCAACAGGGCATCGCCGACGCCGACGCGCGCAATGTCCAGCGCCAGGCCCTGGCCGGGCTGTTGTGGTCCAAGCAGCTCTACGATTTCGACGTCAACCGCTGGCTCGATGGCGACCCCGGCCAGCCTGCGCCCCCGGCGGCGCATGCGCAGCTGCGCAACAGCCATTGGCGGCACCTGTCGAACTTCGACATCGTGGCCATGCCCGACACCTGGGAATATCCCTGGTACGCCTCTTGGGACCTGGGCTTCCAGGCGGTGGCCCTGGCCCTGATCGACCCGGGGTTCGCCAAGCACCAGCTGCTACTCTTGGTCAAGGACCGCTTCATGCACCCCAACGGGCAGTTGCCGGCCTACGAGTGGCGCTTCGACGACGCCAACCCGCCGGTGCACGCCTGGGCCAGCTGGCGGGTGTATCAGCGGGAAAAGGCCCTGACCGGCCAGGGCGACATGGATTTTCTCGAACGGATCTTCCACAAGCTGCTGCTGAACTTCTCCTGGTGGGTCAACCGCAAGGACGCCGAAGGGCGCAACCTGTTCCAGGGCGGCTTTCTCGGCCTGGACAACATCGCCCTGTTCGACCGTTCGGCACCCTTGCCGCCGGGCTACAGCCTGGACCAGGCCGACGGCACCGCCTGGGTCGCCGCCTACGCCCTGGACCTGATGCGCATCGCCCTGGAACTGGCCAGGCGCAACGCGGTGTACGTGGACATCGCGGTGAAATTCTTCGAGCACTTCCTCTACATCGCCGGGGCCATCAACCGGGTGGATGACGGCGCCGAAGGGCTGTGGGACGAGCAGGACCGGTTTTTCTACGACGTGCTGCATCGTCCGGACGGCAGCCGCGAACCGCTGCGCCTGCGTTCCATCGTCGGCCTGATGCCGCTGTTCGCCGTGCAGGTCCTGGAGCAGCGCGAACATGAAGGCCTGCCCGGGCTGCGCGAGCGCTTGCTGGGCTTCCTGCAGCATCGGCCGGACCTGGCCAGCCTGGTGTCGCGCTGGACCGAACCGGGGCAGGGTAACCGCCTGCTGCTGGCGTTGCTGCGCGGCGAGCGCACCAAGGACCTGCTCAGGCGCATGCTCGACGAGGCCGAGTTTCTGAGCGAGTTCGGGATCCGTTCGCTGTCCCGGGTTTTCGCCGAACAGCCCTTCGCCCTGCAGGTCGACGGCCATCAACTGTGCGCCCGCTATGCGCCGGCCGATTCCGATTCACGGTTGTACGGCGGCAACTCCAACTGGCGCGGGCCGCTGTGGATGCCGATCAACTACATGCTGATCGAATCGCTGCGCGAGTTTCATCGCTACTACGCCGACAACTTCTCGGTGGAGTACCCCAGCGGCTCCGGCTACCTGGCGTCCCTGGAAGAGGTCGCCGACAGCCTGAGCCAGCGCCTGACCCGCCTGTTCCTGCGCGACGAGGACGGCCGGCGCCCATCGATGTGCGCCTACGGCCAACTGCAAAACGACCCCCGCGACCGGGAGCTGCTGCTGTTCCACGAATACTTCCACGGCGACACCGGCCGCGGCCTGGGTGCCAGCCACCAGACCGGCTGGACGGCGCTGGTGGCGTTGTTGTTGCAGCCTTCGAACTGA
- a CDS encoding DUF465 domain-containing protein, producing the protein MPVPHDLYQDLSCSKEDIQRRRANDPHLNALFDKYDTIDDQVLKAEAAAAADDEVRKLKEKRLLIKDEISDKLTARS; encoded by the coding sequence ATGCCGGTGCCCCACGACCTGTATCAGGATCTGAGCTGCAGCAAAGAAGACATTCAACGGCGTCGAGCCAATGACCCGCATTTGAATGCCTTGTTCGACAAATACGACACCATCGATGATCAGGTGCTCAAGGCGGAGGCCGCGGCGGCCGCTGACGATGAAGTGAGAAAACTCAAGGAAAAGCGTCTGCTGATCAAGGATGAAATCTCCGACAAGCTGACCGCGCGCTCCTGA
- a CDS encoding SRPBCC family protein, with amino-acid sequence MRQTTLAFRERYRAAVHPRYNPWLHGGFVLAYGMLCITLLWSTLDRVRPLEWLAVPVALLFFNLCIYVTHRWLGHHKQAFARMFYARHAGDHHSFFVPGHMTYDGPRDWRVILFPAWLIVLHSLLFALPLWGLLKLWNANVAALFASCTLIGYLAYEVFHACEHLPEGHPLARLPWIRQMRRLHELHHRRELMQERNFNIVLPLMDYLFGTLYWEPEPAGATLARSSSMTRMQHQIDIPRNPVALLDYAGAASRWPEWHPSSLKVQGPAGALPAGARFEEDIHAGGRSGHLSWRVREYLPGLRWQATARGDHGLELVVTYECQPLDAHRTRFVRTLEYRFDGLLMRLGNRLLFRRRIERESAASLLALCEMAQRAIPPGADVAP; translated from the coding sequence TTGAGGCAAACCACCCTGGCCTTTCGCGAGCGTTATCGCGCCGCGGTCCATCCGCGTTACAACCCGTGGCTGCACGGCGGTTTCGTGCTGGCCTACGGCATGCTGTGCATCACCCTGCTGTGGAGCACCCTGGATCGGGTGCGGCCGCTGGAGTGGCTGGCGGTGCCGGTGGCGCTGCTGTTCTTCAACCTGTGCATCTACGTCACGCACCGCTGGCTGGGGCACCACAAGCAGGCTTTCGCGCGGATGTTCTATGCCCGCCATGCCGGCGATCACCATAGCTTTTTCGTGCCCGGGCACATGACCTACGACGGCCCGCGCGACTGGCGGGTGATCCTGTTCCCGGCCTGGCTGATCGTGCTCCACAGCCTGCTGTTCGCCCTGCCGCTGTGGGGGCTGCTGAAGCTCTGGAACGCCAACGTCGCGGCGTTGTTCGCCAGTTGCACGCTGATCGGCTACCTGGCCTACGAGGTGTTCCATGCCTGCGAACACTTGCCCGAGGGCCACCCGCTGGCGCGGCTACCGTGGATCCGCCAGATGCGGCGCCTGCATGAACTGCATCACCGCCGCGAGCTGATGCAGGAGCGCAATTTCAACATCGTCCTGCCGCTGATGGATTACCTGTTCGGCACCCTGTACTGGGAGCCGGAACCCGCCGGCGCCACTCTTGCGAGGTCCTCGTCCATGACGCGCATGCAGCACCAGATCGATATCCCCCGCAACCCGGTGGCCCTGCTCGACTACGCCGGCGCCGCCAGCCGCTGGCCGGAGTGGCACCCCTCGTCGCTCAAGGTCCAGGGCCCGGCCGGCGCCCTGCCCGCCGGCGCGCGGTTCGAGGAAGACATCCATGCCGGCGGGCGCAGCGGGCACCTGAGCTGGCGGGTCCGGGAGTACCTGCCGGGGCTGCGCTGGCAGGCCACGGCCCGGGGCGATCATGGCCTGGAACTGGTGGTCACCTACGAATGCCAGCCCCTGGATGCCCACCGCACGCGCTTTGTCCGCACCCTGGAATACCGCTTCGACGGCCTGCTGATGCGCCTGGGCAATCGCTTGCTATTCAGGCGGCGGATAGAACGGGAATCCGCCGCCTCCCTGCTGGCATTGTGCGAAATGGCGCAACGGGCGATTCCCCCCGGCGCCGACGTCGCGCCCTGA
- a CDS encoding SMP-30/gluconolactonase/LRE family protein, with translation MKPAAPRRITLRHLLLVVLVALGAFLLLMPTRVQPVAWQPPAAPSLKTGPYAANQKLKAVQAVGAPGIDGPEALLLEDGALISGLHDGRVIRTPLDGSALQVLVDTGGRPLGLARHPDGRLIIADAVKGLLALDARGQLSTLATSANGLPFGFTDDVAVDAAGRYAYFSDASSRWGYGEDGEAVIEHGGDGRLLRYDFQNGRTEQLLDGLEFANGVALGPEEAYVLVNETGAYRISRYWLSGARAGTHDVFVDNLPGLPDNLSFNGQGRFWVALYAPRNALLDGTAPYPLVRKMLVRAMTVLPKPVEKRAFVIALDTQGQLVANLQDASAGSYAPITTVREYGDALYFGSLTATHMARLPLGPALAKEP, from the coding sequence ATGAAGCCAGCCGCGCCACGCCGGATCACTTTGCGCCACCTGCTGCTGGTGGTGCTCGTCGCCCTCGGCGCCTTTCTGCTGCTGATGCCGACCCGGGTGCAGCCGGTGGCCTGGCAACCGCCGGCGGCGCCGTCGCTGAAGACGGGGCCCTACGCCGCGAACCAGAAGCTCAAGGCGGTGCAGGCCGTGGGCGCGCCGGGCATCGACGGGCCGGAGGCGCTGCTGCTGGAAGACGGCGCGCTGATCAGCGGCCTGCACGACGGCCGGGTGATCCGCACGCCCCTGGACGGCAGCGCCTTGCAGGTCCTGGTCGACACCGGCGGGCGTCCCCTGGGCCTGGCCCGGCATCCGGATGGCCGGCTGATCATCGCGGATGCGGTCAAGGGCCTGCTGGCTCTCGACGCCCGGGGCCAGTTGAGCACCCTGGCGACCTCGGCCAACGGCCTGCCGTTCGGCTTCACCGACGACGTGGCGGTGGACGCCGCCGGGCGTTATGCCTACTTCAGCGACGCCAGCAGCCGCTGGGGCTACGGCGAGGATGGCGAGGCGGTGATCGAGCACGGCGGCGACGGCCGCCTGCTGCGTTACGACTTCCAGAACGGCCGCACCGAACAGTTGCTCGACGGCCTGGAGTTCGCCAACGGCGTCGCCCTCGGGCCCGAGGAAGCCTATGTGCTGGTCAACGAAACCGGGGCCTACCGGATCAGCCGTTACTGGCTCAGTGGCGCCAGGGCCGGGACTCACGATGTGTTCGTCGACAACCTGCCGGGGCTGCCGGACAACCTCAGCTTCAACGGCCAGGGGCGTTTCTGGGTCGCGCTGTATGCCCCGCGCAATGCCCTGCTGGACGGCACGGCGCCTTACCCGCTGGTGCGCAAGATGCTCGTGCGGGCCATGACCGTGCTGCCCAAGCCCGTGGAAAAACGCGCGTTTGTCATCGCCCTGGACACCCAGGGCCAGCTGGTCGCCAACCTGCAGGACGCCAGCGCCGGTAGCTACGCGCCCATCACCACGGTGCGCGAATACGGCGATGCCCTGTATTTCGGCTCGCTCACGGCCACCCACATGGCGCGCCTGCCGCTGGGCCCGGCCCTGGCGAAAGAACCTTGA